A region of Clostridia bacterium DNA encodes the following proteins:
- the rpmE gene encoding 50S ribosomal protein L31, whose amino-acid sequence MKEGIHPNYQPTTIKCACGEVIETSSTKKDLRVDICSKCHPFYSGKQKLVDTGGRVDKFNKKFGLNNNK is encoded by the coding sequence ATGAAGGAAGGAATCCATCCTAACTATCAGCCGACGACCATCAAGTGCGCCTGCGGAGAAGTCATCGAGACTTCCTCCACCAAGAAGGACCTGCGCGTTGACATCTGCTCAAAGTGCCATCCCTTCTACTCCGGCAAGCAGAAGCTGGTCGACACCGGCGGACGTGTTGATAAGTTCAACAAGAAGTTCGGCCTTAATAACAACAAATAA
- a CDS encoding deoxyguanosinetriphosphate triphosphohydrolase, which yields MDPRVAYEDFEYEFLSPRAVKSRDTKGRRKPIDPCPLRTDFQRDRDRIIHCKSFRRLKHKTQVFLAPEGDHFRTRLTHTLEVAQIARTIARALRLNEDLTEAISLGHDLGHTPFGHSGEAALNEVSPTGFKHYEHSLRVVDVLERNRQGLNLTYEVRDGILRHTCDPLAATLEGQVVRYADHIAYMNHDIDDAETAGILKPGDIPADILEGLGRSHSGRITTMICSLVRASENSEIITMEPEIKKLYDELHTLLYEKVYYNPLAKGEEKKAKAAIIRLYEYFCKNPDKLPGGYKNYIESDGVERVVCDYIAGMTDTYLISVFEDIYIPKSYK from the coding sequence ATGGACCCGAGAGTTGCATACGAAGACTTTGAATACGAGTTCCTTTCGCCCCGCGCCGTCAAGAGCCGCGACACGAAGGGGAGGCGGAAGCCGATAGATCCCTGCCCGCTGCGCACCGATTTTCAGCGCGATCGCGACAGGATCATCCACTGCAAGTCATTCCGCCGCCTCAAGCACAAGACGCAGGTCTTTCTCGCGCCGGAGGGCGACCATTTCCGCACCCGCCTGACGCATACGCTTGAGGTAGCGCAGATCGCGCGCACCATCGCGCGCGCGCTCCGCCTCAACGAAGACCTTACGGAAGCGATATCCCTCGGCCACGACCTCGGCCACACTCCCTTCGGCCACTCCGGCGAAGCGGCGCTGAACGAGGTATCACCGACCGGCTTTAAGCATTACGAGCATTCGCTGCGCGTCGTGGACGTGCTCGAGCGCAACAGGCAGGGACTGAACCTGACTTACGAAGTGCGCGACGGCATCCTCCGCCACACCTGCGACCCGCTCGCCGCGACGCTTGAAGGGCAGGTCGTCCGCTACGCCGACCACATCGCGTATATGAACCACGACATCGACGACGCGGAGACCGCAGGGATCCTCAAACCCGGCGACATCCCCGCCGATATTCTCGAAGGGCTCGGCAGGTCGCATTCCGGCAGGATCACCACGATGATCTGCTCGCTCGTCCGAGCAAGCGAGAACAGCGAAATAATCACTATGGAGCCGGAAATAAAGAAGCTTTACGACGAGCTCCACACGCTTCTTTACGAAAAGGTCTATTACAACCCGCTCGCAAAGGGCGAGGAAAAGAAGGCGAAAGCCGCGATAATCCGTCTTTACGAGTATTTCTGCAAGAATCCGGATAAGCTCCCGGGCGGTTACAAAAACTACATCGAGTCCGACGGCGTCGAACGCGTCGTATGCGACTACATAGCGGGCATGACGGATACCTATCTTATCAGCGTATTTGAGGATATTTACATCCCGAAGAGCTATAAGTGA
- a CDS encoding YigZ family protein, protein MEYMTVFEEAEARHTEKRSEFIGRIAHAADEREAAAFVSRVRALERDARHNVFAYIASGGSAVRYSDDGEPQGTGGMPCLEVLKNAGLTDVVVTVTRYFGGILLGAPGLVRAYTKAAAEAVAAAKKVTMTECRRVRSRYEYSYHGRVSLLAEAAGKLDGVDYSDKVALACLVRSEDVEKYVASVTEATNGTAETEVSDSAEFVAL, encoded by the coding sequence ATGGAGTATATGACCGTTTTTGAAGAAGCGGAAGCCCGCCACACCGAGAAGCGCTCCGAATTCATAGGCAGAATAGCTCACGCCGCGGACGAAAGGGAAGCCGCAGCGTTCGTTTCGCGTGTCCGCGCGCTTGAACGCGACGCGCGCCACAACGTCTTCGCGTATATCGCCTCCGGCGGAAGCGCCGTCCGCTATTCCGACGACGGCGAGCCGCAGGGGACGGGCGGGATGCCCTGTCTCGAGGTGCTGAAAAACGCCGGACTTACCGACGTCGTCGTCACCGTCACCCGCTACTTCGGCGGCATACTGCTCGGCGCGCCCGGGCTCGTCCGCGCCTACACGAAGGCGGCGGCGGAAGCGGTAGCGGCGGCGAAGAAGGTCACGATGACCGAGTGCCGCAGAGTCCGCTCCCGCTATGAATACTCCTACCACGGCAGAGTTTCTCTGCTCGCGGAAGCCGCCGGCAAGCTCGACGGCGTCGATTACAGCGACAAAGTCGCCCTCGCCTGCCTGGTCAGGAGCGAGGACGTTGAGAAATACGTCGCCTCCGTCACGGAAGCGACAAACGGCACGGCGGAAACCGAGGTTTCCGACTCCGCCGAATTCGTCGCGCTTTAG
- a CDS encoding ribosomal-processing cysteine protease Prp, whose protein sequence is MIAAVFSRSGGKYVGFEISGHSGLADAGSDVLCAAVSAATELAANLAGGEAKVDEKTAKVTVRIPSPDENSERVIRALRDQLKGYSEEYPKNIRITEQECVL, encoded by the coding sequence ATGATCGCCGCGGTTTTCAGCAGATCCGGCGGGAAATACGTCGGGTTTGAGATCAGCGGACATTCGGGGCTTGCCGACGCCGGCAGCGACGTGCTCTGCGCAGCGGTTTCGGCAGCAACTGAGCTCGCCGCCAACCTCGCCGGAGGCGAGGCGAAGGTCGACGAAAAAACCGCGAAGGTCACGGTCCGTATCCCCTCCCCCGACGAAAACAGCGAGCGCGTGATACGCGCGCTGCGCGATCAGCTCAAGGGCTATTCGGAAGAATATCCGAAGAACATCAGAATCACAGAACAGGAGTGTGTGTTATGA
- the rpmA gene encoding 50S ribosomal protein L27 — protein sequence MIRLGIQFFAHKKGMGSTKNGRDSHSKRLGAKRGDGQYVLAGNILVRQRGTKIHPGVNVGRGSDDTLFAMISGKVKFERVGKDKKQVSVYEA from the coding sequence ATGATCAGATTAGGAATACAGTTTTTCGCTCATAAAAAGGGAATGGGCTCCACCAAGAACGGCAGAGATTCCCACTCCAAGCGTCTCGGCGCGAAGCGCGGCGACGGTCAGTACGTCCTCGCCGGCAACATCCTCGTCCGCCAGAGAGGCACCAAGATCCATCCCGGCGTGAACGTCGGCAGAGGTTCCGACGATACCCTTTTCGCCATGATCAGCGGCAAGGTCAAGTTTGAGCGCGTCGGTAAGGACAAGAAGCAGGTCAGCGTCTACGAGGCGTAA
- a CDS encoding discoidin domain-containing protein: MKHAAITKRICAFALALTLLAGTLPSASFALADGPDFSANNARAIVARGEDAFGRSDYAFSAKWIWSPSDDGAANRWMAFRKDMTLTASDLEGEITAKIAADTKYWLWINGELAVYEGQLKRGAALLKKDIYPQGSDEQPDLDEMVTEVATYCDEVVLTPYLREGENVIAALVWYYGNEGHSHVGSGKGAFLFESRMGGELVVSDSSWKVSRHMGYQPSSRVNVHAQEFHIVYDARQGFDGFYKPEFDASGWENAAEVGAAGDKPWNELWPRPIPEWKVWDRESYPVTDTEHIQQISGGYRVLFPTNIHFGAYLKVIAPAGKTIKVSCPNAGRYSVTYVTKGGENGEAVEQEYESPAWINWWYADFAVPSGVEVVELGYRRSGYNAEEVGYFDCNDDFYDTLWRKAADTVYVNVRDTFMDCPDSERAPWLGDMVNEAQIAYYTLDERVFDALRKDISVRINWQNEEGVISSTAPASLRYNEWAELPGQSLAGVMSWFQYYLYSGDRLTLEKAYPALLKYISLFRLDRTSFTVPFERRNGTNTQHLSWVDWGNNVDTDLCLNIWAYIGVKTVVDFATALGDAETAEYYSGVRGVMASKFDRLFWNGSEYRSSTYAGPADDRAQALAVFAGLVSPDKFPALRDILLNNKFASPYMVKYCIEALYIMGYPDAAEQRMKESYYDAVTSPNPTLPERWTDGSANHGWAGGGLVSLSGYAAGVRPLEAGYEKFIVKPQLGGRITKVNAGIPSVKGLIEVEAEKNDGGFTMTVNVPEGSAALLAVPRAEGATAVVSGGVTIWNNGVANTGAVGITYAYDDYSHVYFEAGPGEWSVGSYAAPKPSGDSFTLKINETENGGAEVNGTPVALPYEESFAAGTQVTVEAIPARAYCFAGFDGTLGSRESALTLTMDADAELNVRFAPTSLPFSENYALGCRTVVSTAYVNDAALRQRFVNDGVRDTRPGENEGWSSKNVSGGRSEWVYVNLGEPKAINQLVIYPRVIGDDAGFGIPEDFTVSVSDDGESWYVVREETGFDRPTDFFTVDFDGIEAQYVKFEGAKFRGNPYNQNRRRMQIAELEVCWYGEAPVKLGELDGDGKVTVSDALLALRIAAGLLAPSEEQASAGDFDGDGRITVADALSALRCAVGLARERLV, encoded by the coding sequence ATGAAACACGCCGCGATAACAAAACGCATATGCGCCTTCGCGCTCGCGCTGACGTTGCTGGCGGGAACGCTTCCGTCCGCTTCCTTCGCGCTCGCGGACGGGCCGGATTTTTCCGCGAACAACGCGCGGGCGATAGTCGCGCGCGGCGAAGACGCTTTCGGCAGGAGCGACTATGCCTTCTCGGCGAAGTGGATATGGTCGCCCTCCGACGACGGCGCGGCGAATCGCTGGATGGCGTTCCGCAAAGACATGACGCTGACCGCCTCCGACCTTGAGGGCGAAATAACCGCGAAGATCGCCGCAGATACGAAGTACTGGCTCTGGATAAACGGCGAGCTCGCCGTCTACGAAGGGCAGCTCAAGCGCGGCGCCGCGCTTTTGAAAAAAGACATCTACCCGCAGGGGAGCGACGAACAGCCCGACCTTGACGAAATGGTGACTGAGGTCGCGACCTACTGCGACGAGGTCGTGCTCACGCCCTACCTGCGCGAAGGCGAAAACGTCATCGCCGCGCTCGTGTGGTATTACGGCAACGAGGGGCACTCCCACGTCGGCAGCGGCAAGGGCGCGTTCCTGTTCGAGTCGCGGATGGGCGGCGAGCTCGTCGTCTCCGATTCGAGCTGGAAGGTCAGCAGGCATATGGGTTATCAGCCGTCGAGCCGCGTAAACGTCCACGCGCAGGAGTTCCATATCGTCTACGACGCGCGGCAGGGCTTCGACGGTTTTTACAAGCCGGAGTTCGACGCGTCCGGCTGGGAGAACGCCGCCGAGGTCGGCGCGGCGGGCGATAAGCCGTGGAACGAGCTGTGGCCGCGTCCGATACCCGAGTGGAAGGTGTGGGACCGCGAAAGCTATCCCGTCACCGATACTGAGCACATTCAGCAGATAAGCGGCGGATACCGCGTGCTTTTCCCGACGAACATACACTTCGGCGCGTATCTTAAAGTGATCGCGCCGGCGGGCAAAACGATAAAGGTCTCCTGCCCGAACGCCGGCAGATACTCCGTTACCTACGTGACGAAGGGCGGCGAAAACGGCGAAGCCGTCGAGCAGGAATACGAGTCGCCCGCGTGGATAAACTGGTGGTACGCGGATTTCGCGGTACCCTCCGGCGTGGAGGTCGTTGAGCTCGGCTACCGCCGCTCCGGCTACAACGCCGAGGAAGTCGGTTACTTCGACTGCAACGACGACTTCTACGACACGCTCTGGCGCAAGGCGGCGGATACCGTCTACGTCAACGTTCGCGACACGTTCATGGACTGCCCGGACTCCGAGCGCGCGCCGTGGCTCGGCGACATGGTCAACGAGGCGCAGATCGCGTACTACACGCTCGACGAGCGCGTTTTCGATGCGCTCCGCAAGGATATCTCCGTCCGCATAAACTGGCAGAACGAGGAGGGGGTAATTTCCTCCACCGCGCCGGCGTCGCTCCGCTACAACGAATGGGCGGAGCTGCCGGGACAGTCGCTCGCGGGCGTGATGTCGTGGTTTCAGTACTATCTCTATTCGGGCGACCGCCTCACGCTTGAGAAGGCGTACCCCGCGCTGCTGAAGTATATCTCGCTTTTCAGACTTGACAGGACCTCGTTCACCGTTCCCTTCGAGCGCCGCAACGGCACTAATACGCAGCATTTGAGCTGGGTGGACTGGGGTAACAACGTAGACACGGACCTATGCCTGAATATCTGGGCGTATATCGGCGTGAAGACCGTCGTCGATTTTGCGACCGCCCTCGGCGACGCGGAGACCGCGGAGTATTACTCCGGCGTCCGCGGCGTCATGGCGTCGAAGTTCGACCGCCTCTTCTGGAACGGGAGCGAATACCGCTCCTCGACCTACGCCGGTCCCGCCGACGACAGAGCGCAGGCGCTCGCGGTCTTCGCGGGTCTCGTTTCGCCCGATAAGTTCCCGGCGCTGCGCGACATACTGCTGAATAATAAGTTCGCCAGTCCGTATATGGTCAAGTACTGCATCGAGGCGCTTTATATCATGGGCTATCCGGACGCCGCGGAACAGCGGATGAAGGAGAGCTATTACGACGCCGTTACGTCGCCGAATCCGACTCTGCCGGAGCGGTGGACCGACGGCAGCGCGAACCACGGCTGGGCGGGCGGCGGACTCGTTTCGCTTTCCGGCTACGCCGCGGGCGTGCGTCCGCTTGAGGCGGGTTACGAAAAGTTCATCGTCAAGCCGCAGCTCGGCGGGCGGATAACGAAGGTCAATGCCGGGATCCCGTCCGTCAAGGGTCTGATCGAGGTGGAGGCCGAGAAGAATGACGGCGGCTTCACTATGACCGTCAACGTGCCGGAGGGCAGCGCCGCGCTACTCGCCGTTCCGCGCGCCGAGGGCGCGACCGCGGTCGTTTCCGGCGGCGTGACGATATGGAACAACGGCGTTGCGAATACCGGCGCCGTGGGTATAACCTACGCTTACGATGATTACAGCCACGTCTATTTTGAGGCGGGCCCGGGCGAATGGAGCGTCGGCTCATACGCCGCGCCGAAGCCGTCCGGCGACAGCTTCACGCTGAAGATAAACGAAACGGAAAACGGCGGGGCGGAGGTCAACGGAACGCCGGTCGCGCTGCCGTATGAAGAAAGCTTCGCCGCCGGAACGCAGGTGACGGTAGAGGCGATACCCGCGCGCGCTTACTGCTTCGCCGGCTTCGACGGCACGCTCGGCTCGCGCGAAAGCGCTCTTACGCTGACGATGGACGCCGACGCGGAGCTGAACGTCCGCTTCGCGCCGACCTCGCTGCCGTTCAGCGAGAACTACGCACTCGGCTGCCGCACCGTCGTCTCCACGGCTTATGTCAACGACGCCGCGTTGCGCCAGCGCTTCGTCAACGACGGCGTTCGCGACACGCGCCCGGGTGAAAACGAGGGCTGGTCGTCGAAAAACGTCAGCGGCGGCAGGAGCGAGTGGGTATACGTCAACCTCGGCGAGCCGAAGGCGATAAACCAGCTCGTGATCTATCCGCGCGTCATCGGCGACGACGCGGGCTTCGGCATACCCGAGGACTTCACCGTCAGCGTCAGCGACGACGGCGAAAGCTGGTACGTCGTTCGCGAAGAAACCGGCTTTGATCGCCCGACCGACTTCTTCACCGTCGACTTCGACGGCATCGAGGCGCAATACGTGAAGTTCGAGGGCGCGAAGTTCCGCGGCAACCCCTACAATCAGAACAGAAGGCGTATGCAGATCGCGGAGCTCGAGGTCTGCTGGTACGGCGAAGCTCCGGTCAAGCTCGGTGAGCTTGACGGCGACGGAAAAGTCACCGTCAGCGACGCGCTGCTCGCGCTTCGCATCGCGGCCGGACTGCTCGCGCCTTCGGAGGAGCAGGCATCCGCCGGCGACTTCGACGGCGACGGCAGGATCACCGTCGCGGACGCGCTTTCCGCGCTCCGCTGCGCCGTCGGACTCGCGCGGGAACGGCTCGTTTAG
- a CDS encoding dockerin type I repeat-containing protein, which translates to MKKHTLRKLLSTIIAAAMLLALLPNAFIPASAAEYDLLVAGVKVTDANKSDILGDGAFSYSDELNRLTVRGDCTSSEDIVESDMPGLEVYIAEDVTLRSDEAVFDFNYSAVITGPGKLTAIAGEIYVAISVYNTTTDATLIIKDAWIDVTGRWGINGGYNSSNNERLIIQNSYVHACNADGFACPIGDFRNGIYLSYCTITLPEDGNVAFGYNGLYRILDSNGYNITEVTIEPSDDPGTLPSDMLPEPTAFYDLIVAGVGVNDANESDILGNGVFSYDPGANELTIHKDFSYDKDNLIDNEIKNLRINAFRNVTLTTPGVVIHTTKDLTIKGEGMLTMKSAVSSCVYAERGATVTLDTARVNVGGSKYGLRGTDTSTNEKVVIKDSFLDGLTNNGSVTGFRGGVNYSGCEILSPSNPHIENGAITTGQNKPANWVTIAFEYDLWIAGFRVNNGNAPDVMGDGVFEYYDRTKTLFIKGDFDYTYVNEGDDEKGALILDKLKDLTVYVAEESELRSNSDVIRVVTYGENVSYQGAATLTIEGPGKLRMRSHYNCINLRYDALLTLDHADVDMYSSADSCIWDYYSHEGKLVIDESTLHARGYHGAIACINEVELIDCEVVDPPLAKFKDGAFRYRDEIVEELTIRPMIRYGVTVAGVEVTSLNANNVLGDYSVSYTPVLNELMLHKDITYSDGSVIDNENQGLTIYVGADVTLRGGSSYPTIQTSADLTVTGSGKLTLARGLAGVLVTGGAALTLSAVDLTVKDGRYGIWGGSGDGDNVDFRYSRVVITSSYSAVSGFGSVTLNGCQIDAPSGGRVQGGSIVDRDGGLAANVTIFARFKLWIGGIQITSDNFNRVFEMTNKVMSYDPSSNTLAIYGGSLDYASNVDAIRTEQPGLTIYVEKYTTINGGDAGLGIGADTTITGRGTLELNPGGSTVAVAVRNGATLTLDKASLTVSAANASVGIDAVHDETLVVRDSRLYVKAKSYGILNFDSIVLDRSELVTPSDGCIENGSVFTNSDCTAYATYVYFEPQGYNVWVSGTRINTFNASDVFLDGTVRFYDKGEYVPTELDLEYGYDEISFRYTRVLVLDNYKAKDMYYREDDTRSAQLYIDDDIFVVLKGENTFTNGTYGNYLYDGDACHGVYIGQDYVHFIGDGSLETYAGWCDRDGLYGEGASVYFCEEVKVTLKGKYGLHQIFNYDTPYVTVEDNAKLTCVGLGTDNADYPALDCAGVEIYNHGELICKTDGWGDAMDTWGSGYAEFPNDYYDILILKKGEFASGSNWNGEYTEPYKPEKGINVKDGVWGTDCHYIRIKGKTVLATSAWFNNSTYTVTPEKNDITIIFGLGPVGAADIDYSDIEWECSDNSVIMVMPTGKNRAVVTGFLNGTATVTITAKGGATASCTVVASGFGFYSPMKGDFDGDGEITVADALAALRIAAKLAEETYESIIIGDIDYDETITVSDALAILRVAAKLASPDSLNPVPNIR; encoded by the coding sequence ATGAAAAAACACACGCTTCGCAAGCTCCTGTCAACGATCATCGCGGCGGCGATGCTGCTCGCGCTGCTCCCGAACGCGTTCATTCCCGCGTCGGCGGCGGAATACGATCTTCTCGTCGCCGGAGTCAAGGTGACCGACGCCAACAAGAGCGATATTCTCGGCGACGGCGCCTTTTCCTACTCCGATGAGCTTAACAGACTCACCGTCAGGGGCGACTGCACGTCGTCAGAAGATATAGTCGAAAGCGATATGCCGGGTCTGGAAGTGTATATCGCCGAGGACGTGACGCTGCGCTCCGACGAGGCGGTATTTGACTTTAACTATAGCGCCGTGATTACGGGCCCCGGCAAGCTCACGGCGATTGCCGGCGAAATATACGTCGCCATCAGCGTGTATAATACCACTACTGACGCGACTCTGATAATTAAGGACGCATGGATTGACGTCACGGGCAGATGGGGCATCAATGGTGGCTACAATTCATCGAACAACGAAAGACTGATTATTCAGAACAGCTATGTGCATGCCTGTAATGCCGACGGATTTGCTTGCCCTATCGGTGATTTTCGCAACGGTATATATCTCTCATATTGCACCATCACTCTGCCGGAAGACGGAAACGTTGCTTTTGGTTATAACGGACTCTATCGAATATTGGACAGTAATGGGTATAACATTACGGAAGTCACAATCGAGCCGAGCGACGATCCCGGTACGCTCCCGTCCGATATGCTGCCCGAGCCCACGGCGTTCTACGATCTCATCGTCGCGGGCGTGGGAGTCAACGACGCGAACGAAAGCGACATCCTCGGCAACGGCGTCTTCAGCTACGACCCCGGCGCAAACGAGCTGACCATACACAAGGATTTCTCTTATGACAAGGATAACCTCATCGATAACGAGATAAAGAATTTGAGGATAAACGCCTTCAGGAACGTAACTCTCACCACTCCCGGCGTCGTCATCCACACCACGAAGGACCTCACCATAAAGGGCGAGGGAATGCTGACGATGAAAAGCGCCGTTTCGAGCTGCGTCTACGCGGAGAGGGGCGCGACCGTCACGCTCGATACCGCGCGAGTCAACGTTGGCGGCAGCAAATACGGACTACGCGGCACCGACACCTCGACCAACGAAAAGGTCGTCATCAAGGACAGCTTCCTTGACGGCCTTACGAATAACGGCTCCGTTACCGGCTTCCGCGGCGGCGTAAACTACAGCGGCTGCGAGATACTCTCGCCGAGCAACCCCCATATCGAAAACGGCGCGATCACCACCGGACAGAACAAGCCGGCGAACTGGGTCACCATCGCGTTCGAATACGACCTCTGGATCGCGGGTTTCCGCGTGAATAACGGCAACGCCCCCGACGTTATGGGCGACGGCGTCTTCGAGTATTACGACAGGACAAAGACGCTCTTTATCAAAGGCGACTTCGATTACACCTACGTAAACGAAGGCGATGATGAAAAAGGCGCCCTGATTTTAGACAAGCTTAAGGATCTGACCGTCTACGTTGCGGAGGAATCCGAGCTCAGGTCCAACAGCGACGTTATCAGAGTAGTTACTTACGGGGAAAACGTTTCGTATCAGGGCGCGGCGACGCTGACTATCGAGGGCCCCGGTAAGCTGCGGATGCGAAGCCACTATAACTGTATCAACCTCAGATATGACGCTCTCCTGACGCTGGACCACGCTGACGTCGATATGTATTCCTCTGCGGATTCCTGCATATGGGATTATTACTCGCATGAGGGCAAGCTCGTGATTGACGAAAGCACGCTTCACGCCAGAGGCTACCACGGCGCGATTGCTTGCATAAACGAAGTCGAACTCATCGACTGCGAGGTCGTCGATCCGCCTCTCGCGAAGTTTAAGGACGGCGCGTTCAGATACCGTGACGAGATCGTGGAAGAGCTCACCATCAGACCGATGATCCGCTACGGCGTCACCGTCGCGGGCGTGGAGGTCACGAGCCTCAACGCGAACAACGTCCTCGGCGACTATTCGGTCTCCTATACGCCCGTGCTGAATGAGCTTATGTTACACAAGGATATTACCTATTCCGACGGCAGCGTTATAGACAACGAAAACCAAGGGCTGACGATCTACGTCGGCGCGGACGTGACTCTGCGCGGCGGCAGCTCGTATCCGACGATACAAACCTCCGCGGACCTCACCGTAACGGGCTCCGGCAAGCTCACGCTCGCGCGCGGACTGGCGGGCGTTCTCGTGACGGGCGGCGCCGCTCTGACGCTGTCCGCCGTGGACCTTACCGTCAAGGACGGCCGCTACGGAATCTGGGGCGGCTCCGGAGACGGCGATAACGTCGATTTCAGATACAGCCGCGTCGTCATCACGTCGTCCTACTCCGCGGTCAGCGGCTTCGGCTCCGTAACGCTGAACGGCTGTCAGATAGACGCGCCCTCCGGCGGCAGAGTTCAGGGCGGCAGCATCGTGGATCGGGACGGCGGCCTTGCCGCAAACGTTACGATATTTGCGAGATTCAAGCTCTGGATCGGCGGTATACAGATAACGAGCGATAACTTCAACCGTGTCTTCGAAATGACAAATAAGGTGATGTCGTACGATCCTTCGTCAAACACCCTGGCGATTTATGGCGGAAGCCTTGACTACGCCTCAAACGTGGATGCGATACGCACCGAGCAGCCGGGGCTCACAATCTACGTTGAGAAATACACGACTATCAACGGCGGCGACGCCGGGCTCGGCATCGGGGCTGATACCACCATTACCGGCCGCGGCACTCTGGAGCTAAACCCGGGCGGCAGCACGGTCGCCGTTGCCGTCCGCAACGGCGCGACGCTGACGCTGGATAAGGCGTCGCTCACCGTCTCCGCCGCCAACGCCTCCGTAGGCATCGACGCCGTGCACGATGAAACGCTCGTCGTCCGCGACAGCCGCCTATACGTTAAGGCGAAGAGCTACGGTATCCTCAACTTTGACAGCATCGTTCTCGACCGCAGCGAGCTCGTCACCCCGTCCGACGGCTGCATAGAGAACGGCAGCGTCTTCACGAACTCTGACTGCACCGCCTACGCAACTTACGTTTACTTCGAGCCGCAGGGCTATAACGTCTGGGTGAGCGGAACGCGCATCAACACCTTCAACGCCTCGGACGTCTTCCTTGACGGCACCGTCCGCTTCTACGATAAGGGCGAATACGTCCCCACCGAGCTCGACCTGGAATACGGCTATGATGAAATTTCATTCCGCTATACCCGCGTGCTGGTGCTTGATAACTACAAGGCGAAGGATATGTATTACCGCGAGGATGATACCCGCTCCGCGCAGCTCTATATCGACGATGACATCTTCGTTGTTCTGAAGGGCGAGAACACCTTCACTAACGGGACCTACGGTAACTATCTCTATGACGGCGACGCCTGCCACGGCGTCTATATCGGCCAAGATTACGTTCATTTCATCGGCGACGGCTCGCTCGAGACGTACGCGGGCTGGTGCGACCGGGACGGGCTTTACGGCGAAGGCGCCTCCGTCTACTTCTGCGAAGAGGTCAAGGTCACGCTGAAAGGCAAATACGGTCTGCATCAGATTTTCAATTACGACACCCCTTACGTCACGGTGGAGGATAACGCGAAGCTGACCTGCGTCGGACTCGGAACGGATAACGCCGATTATCCCGCGCTCGATTGCGCCGGAGTGGAGATTTACAATCACGGCGAGCTGATTTGCAAGACGGACGGCTGGGGAGACGCTATGGATACGTGGGGCAGTGGCTACGCGGAGTTCCCCAATGATTATTACGACATATTGATCCTGAAAAAAGGCGAGTTCGCGTCCGGCTCCAACTGGAACGGCGAATATACCGAGCCCTATAAGCCGGAAAAAGGTATCAACGTCAAAGACGGCGTATGGGGAACCGACTGCCATTATATCCGCATAAAAGGCAAGACCGTCCTCGCGACGAGCGCGTGGTTCAATAATTCGACCTACACCGTGACGCCGGAAAAGAACGATATAACGATTATCTTCGGGCTCGGTCCCGTCGGCGCAGCAGATATCGACTACAGCGACATCGAGTGGGAATGCTCGGACAACAGCGTTATTATGGTGATGCCCACGGGCAAGAACAGAGCCGTCGTCACCGGGTTTTTGAACGGCACCGCGACGGTAACGATAACCGCGAAGGGCGGCGCGACCGCCTCCTGCACGGTCGTCGCGAGCGGTTTCGGGTTCTACTCGCCTATGAAGGGCGACTTTGACGGCGACGGCGAGATCACCGTAGCGGACGCGCTCGCCGCGCTCCGCATCGCCGCGAAGCTTGCTGAAGAAACGTATGAAAGCATCATAATCGGCGACATCGACTATGACGAAACGATCACCGTCTCGGATGCTCTGGCGATCCTACGCGTCGCCGCGAAGCTCGCGTCTCCGGATTCGCTCAATCCGGTGCCGAATATAAGATGA
- the rplU gene encoding 50S ribosomal protein L21 — translation MYAIIVTGGKQYKVEKGDQIYIEKLDAAEGEEVTFDQVLYVGDGKKSKVGTPTVAGATVTASVLKNGKGKKVTILKYKPKKDSRKKQGHRQPYTKVEITAVSAAAKKAEKTEEAAE, via the coding sequence ATGTACGCTATTATCGTTACGGGCGGAAAACAGTACAAGGTTGAAAAGGGAGATCAGATCTACATCGAGAAGCTCGACGCAGCCGAAGGCGAAGAGGTAACCTTCGATCAGGTTCTTTACGTCGGAGACGGCAAGAAGAGCAAGGTCGGCACCCCCACCGTCGCGGGCGCGACCGTCACCGCTTCCGTTCTGAAGAACGGCAAGGGCAAGAAGGTCACCATCCTGAAGTATAAGCCCAAGAAGGATTCCCGCAAAAAGCAGGGTCACAGACAGCCCTATACGAAGGTCGAGATAACCGCCGTTTCCGCCGCCGCCAAGAAAGCGGAGAAGACGGAAGAAGCCGCCGAGTAA